The Microbacterium luteum nucleotide sequence GAACTCGGCGGTGAACGTCCGCCTCTTGGGCCGGTCAGCACGAGGAGCCATAGCCCCATCATCGGTGCCGACGTCAGCAACCGTCATCGTCATCTCAGTATTGGTCCGTTCTCGCCCCGTGCAGTGCGAAGGTCAGCAGTGCTGGTGTCTCACCCCATCCTGACGCACAGGGGGCGGCTGGACGATCTCACCGAGTGGGCGCATGGTTTCACCGGCCGGGCCCAGTCGTTCCCCGGCTACCGGGCCTGGAGTCCCGCGGGGTGGTGGTCTTTCGGGCCCGCGGCGTCGTGACCGCGACGGGGTGAGCCATCGTGCGATGGTCAGTGAGAACGACCAAGAACTCACACAGAAAGACGACACCGCACGATGGCTCTTGACCAGTCTGCCCTCCTCGAGCTGCTCGGGGAACTGAAGCTCACCGGCACCACCGACCGCATCCGAGCCGCGACCGAGCGGCTCTACCAGGAGCTGATCGACGCGGAGACAGCCGCATTCATCGGCGCCGCCCCCTACGAGCGCACGAGCGAGCGCACGACTACCCGCAACGGTTCCCGGCCGCGGGTGCTGTCGACCACGGCTGGGGATCTGGAGTTGCGGATCCCGAAGTTGCGGCAGGGGTCGTTCTTCCCGTCGCTGCTGGAGCGGCGCCGCCGGGTCGACCAAGCCTTGTTCGCGGTCGTGATGGAGGCCTACCTCCACGGCGTCTCAACCCGGAAGGTCGATGACCTCGTCAAAGCGCTCGGCGCTGACACTGGCATCTCGAAGTCCGAGGTGTCCCGCATCTGCCAAGGGCTCGACGCCGAGGTCGCATCGTTCCGCGACCGCTCGCTGTCTGACATCGCCTACCCCTACGTGTTCCTCGACGCGACCTACTGCAAGGTCCGCATCGACCACCGTGTCGTGTCCCAGGCGGTCGTCGTCGCGATCGGCGTCGCCGCTGACGGGCGGCGGGTCGTGCTGGGCTTCGATGTCGGAGACAGCGAGACCGAGGAGTTCTGGAAGCAGTTCCTGCGCTCGTTGAAGACACGAGGTCTGGGCGGGGTGAAGCTGGTGATCTCCGACGCCCACGCCGGACTGAAGAAGGCCGCAGCGACCGTGTTGCAGGGCGCCGCCTGGCAGCGCTGCCGCGTCCACTTCATGCGCAACGTCCTGACCGCCCTCCCGAAGGGCCGGCAGGAGATGGTCGCCAGCGTGATCCGCACGATCTTCGCCCAACCCGACGCCGAGCACATCGATGCCCAGTTCGACGAAGTCGTGCGCATGATCGAGCGCGTCCACCCCAAGACCGCCGTGATGCTCACCGACGCCCGTGACGACATCCTCGCGTTCAAAGCGTTCCCCGCCCGGCATTGGCGACAGATCTGGTCCACGAACCCGCTGGAACGCCTCAATCGGGAGATCAAGCGCCGCACCGACGTCGTTGGCGTGTTCCCGAACAACGCCGCCCTGCTCCGCCTGGCCGGCTCCGTCCTCGTCGAGCAACACGACGAATGGGAAGCCGCCGACCGCCGCTACTTCTCCGAAGCCTCCATGACCGAGCTCACCGCGACCACCCCCACCATCGACGAGGCGGTGATACTCCCCGAGATCACCGCCGCCTAAACTAACGACAGCTGATCATCGCAACGAAGCGAAAGACCACCACTCAAACGGACGCGGCCCTGTCACGGCGGCGAGAGCGCTGGAGGTCACTGCAGCTGGCCGAGCTCGAGCATCTCACCGTCGAGGAAGAACGTCGGAGGGGAATGCTGAAGCTTCGGTTGACTCTGGGACTGCCAATGACCCCACCACGAACGGATGCTCGCGGTCTCACTGTCACCGTTCCAGCACGACGGCGAGGCCTTGACCCACGCCGATGCAGATCGCCACGACGGCGACGCCGCCTCCGCGTCGCGCAAGCTCATGCGCGGCATGCCCGAGAATGCGGCCCCCCGAAGCGCCCAGCGGATGGCCGATGGCCAGCGCTCCGCCGTGGATGTTGACCCGCTCAGGATCAAGTTCAGGCCACCCGGCGACGCATGCGAGCGACTGTGAAGCGAACGCCTCGTTGAGCTCGACCACGTCGACATCGGCCCAGGACCGGCCGGCGCGTGCGAGCGCCTTGTTCGCCGCCTCGATCGGCGCGATCGGGAACAGATGCGGATCGACGCCATGCGCCCCGCGTCCCGCAATCCGCGCGAGTGGCTCGCCGGGCAGCGCACCCTCCGCGGCGATCAGAACGGCGGAAGCGCCGTCGTTGATCGGCGAGGAGTTGCCGGCGGTGACGGTGCCTTCGCCGTCGCGCGCGAACAGCGGAGTAAGCCCGGCGAGCTTGTCCACGGAAGTGTCGTCCCGGATGCCCTCGTCGCGTGCCAGGTCGGCCCCTGGCACGTGCACGATCTCGCCATCGTAGACCCCGTCAGCCCACGCTTTAGCTGCCAGCCGGTGAGAGCGCACGGCGAACTCGTCCTGGGCATCTCGGGAGATTCCCCACTCTCGGGCGATCTTCTCCGCCGATTCTCCATTGGAGATGGTCCACTGCTTCGGCAGCTTCGGGTTGGTCATCCGCCACCCGATGGAGGTGTTCCACAGTGTCTGGTTACCGACCGCCGGCCACGGCCTCGGCGACTTCTCCACGATGAACGGCGCCCGGCTCATCGACTCCACTCCGCCGGCGAGCACGAGACCGGCGTCGCCGGTCTCGACAGCGCGGGCGGCCTGGATCACCGCTTCCAGCGACGACGAGCAGAGTCGGTTGACGGTCACGCCGGTGACACTGGTGGGGAAGCCTGCCAGCAGCGCCCCGAAACGGGCGACGTCGCGGTTGTCCTCTCCTGCTTGGTTCGCATCGCCGAAGATCACGTCATCGATGCGCGCGGGGTCGAGGCCCATGCGCGCGACGGTCGCCTTCATGACGACTGCGGCGAGATCGTCGGGCCGGATGCCGCTGAGCGCGCCACCCGCCCGCCCGAAGGGGGTGCGGACAGCATCGTAGACAAAGCTCGCGGTCATGGCGGGCTCCCTTCCGTGGTCGGCCGAGGGTCAGGCGAACGCCGATATTCCGGTGATCTGGCGGCCGATGATGAGCGACTGGATGAAGTCGGTCCCCTCATATGTGTGGACGACTTCCATGTCGGTGAGGTGGCGGGCGACGTGGTTCTCCAGAAGGAGTCCGTTGCCGCCGAGGAGGTCGCGGGCATCCCGGCAGAGTGCACGCGCGTGCTGGCCGGTGAACATCTTCGCGAGCGAGGCCTGTTCGTTCGTCAGTCGCCCTTCATCCTGCAGAGTGGCTGTGCGGAAGCAGAGCAACTGCATCGCGGTGAGATCGGCGAGCATGTTGGCCAGCTTGTTCTGCACCAGCTGGAAGCTGGCGATGGGCTTGCCGAACTGGACACGTTCCTGGACGTAGACCGCCGCTGCCTCGTACGCGGCGAGAGCGTGCCCGAGCGCCTCCCACGCGACGGCGCTGCGGGTGCGGTTGAGGATCGCGGAGACGTCACGGAATGAGGTCGACTTCGCCAGCTTGTTCCCGGCAGGGATCCTCAGTCCGGAGATCTCGATGTGCGCCTGCTGGATCGCGCGCTTAGCGATCTTCCCGGTGATCGCCTCCGCAGAGTACCCCTCGGGATACTGTCCGTCAGCGCCTTTCTCGAGCACGAATGCCTTCACTTTGGCATCCGCTGTGTCGCGGGCCCAGATGATGACGAGGTCCGCAACGTGTCCGAGCCCGATCCACCGTTTGGCACCGTCTATGACATACGCGCTCCCGTCGCGGCGGGCAGTGGTCTCCAGGGCGACGGAGTCGGAGCCGTGATCGGGCTCGGTCAGCGCGAACGCGCCGAGCTTGCGGAGGGCTGCCATTTCGGGCAGCCAGCGCTGCTTCTGCTCGTCGTCGCCGAGCAACGCGATGCTGCCCATCGCAAGTCCCGAGTGCACGGCATTGAGCGTGTTCACACTCCCGTCTCCACGAGACAGTTCCATCGCGACGAGGCCGGTCTGCAGTCGGGTCAGTCCCGGACAGCCGTAGCCCTGGATCGCGGTGCCCACGATTCCCAGCTCGCCCAGTGCGGGGAGGATCTGGTAAGGGAAGTCCGCTAACTCCCAGTACTCGTTGATAACTGGCAGGACCTCGGAATCCACGAATCCGCGCACACGTGTGATGAGATTGCGGTCGTCGTCGCCGAGAAGATCACCGATCTGATAAAAGTCCGTATCCACCGGATGTGCCGCCTTCGTGATCGTCATCTCTCAGCGTCCCTCTTTCCGAATCGCCGGGACGGTAACCCGATCGCCGACGTGGTCTTCATCGTCTTCCGCGACTTGCAGCCACCGTCGGACCGCCTCGCCATCCTGGTCGAGTGCAGGAGGCGCGGCGCGGTAACTCGCGGGGGTGCGGGAGAACGTTATGGGGTTGCGAATGGTGGGCACCGCGTGGTCGCCGGTGCCGGCCGCGACGCTGGGCTCCAGGCCGATCTTCGCAGCGAACTCGACGCCTCCACGGACATCCAGGACCGGCGCACACGGGACCTGCAACGGGCTGAAGATGTCGAACCACTCCCATGCGGTCTTGGTGACCAGCCGCGCTGTCAGCAGCGGGCGCAGGGCGTCTCGGTGCGCGCTGCGGTCTGCGTTGGACGCGAAGCGAGTGTCTGCGGCCAGCTGCGGCAGCCCGATGGCGTCGCAGAACGTAGCGAACTGCGCGTCGTTGCCGATCGCGAGCACCAGTTCCCCGTCATGGGTGCGAAACGGTGCGTAGGGGTAGATACTGGGGTGGTCATTGCCCATCCGGGTCGGAGACTGCCCGCTCAGCAGAAACCCGCCGGTCTGGTTGACCATGCCCGACAATGCGGAGGACAGCAGGTTCAGTTCGACGTGCTGTCCCTCTCCCGAGCGCTGTCGGTGGTAAAGGGCGGAGGTGATCGCGATGCACGTGTGCAACCCGGTGATCACATCGAACACCGCGACGCCCGCGCGGAACCCTTCCGTGTTCGGCGCGCCGGTCACGCTCATCAGTCCAGACAGCGCCTGTGCGAGCAGGTCGTAGCCGGCGAGCCCCGCGCCTCCCGCGGTACCGAAGCCGGTGATCGACGCATAGATCACACTGGGGTTCTCCCGCTTGACGGACTCGTAGTCCAAGCCGAATCGCCGGAGCCCGCCGGGTTTGAAGTTCTCTGTGACCACATCGGCTCGGGCCGCGAGACGCTGTGCGAGGACAAGGTCATCGGGGTTGCGGAAGTCCAGCACCACAGACTGCTTGTTCCTGTTAATGGAGAGGAAGTAGGTCGACTCGCCTCGGTACTCCGGTGGCCGGTAGCTGCGTGTCTCGTCCCCTAGCGGACTCTCC carries:
- a CDS encoding CaiB/BaiF CoA transferase family protein; translated protein: MPDQVLDGHKRLLGVWTNTTTEVFPMMKSSLPDGRTVQDVAGGPFEGLLVADFGRVLAGPYCTMLLADLGATVIKVESPLGDETRSYRPPEYRGESTYFLSINRNKQSVVLDFRNPDDLVLAQRLAARADVVTENFKPGGLRRFGLDYESVKRENPSVIYASITGFGTAGGAGLAGYDLLAQALSGLMSVTGAPNTEGFRAGVAVFDVITGLHTCIAITSALYHRQRSGEGQHVELNLLSSALSGMVNQTGGFLLSGQSPTRMGNDHPSIYPYAPFRTHDGELVLAIGNDAQFATFCDAIGLPQLAADTRFASNADRSAHRDALRPLLTARLVTKTAWEWFDIFSPLQVPCAPVLDVRGGVEFAAKIGLEPSVAAGTGDHAVPTIRNPITFSRTPASYRAAPPALDQDGEAVRRWLQVAEDDEDHVGDRVTVPAIRKEGR
- a CDS encoding thiolase family protein; the protein is MTASFVYDAVRTPFGRAGGALSGIRPDDLAAVVMKATVARMGLDPARIDDVIFGDANQAGEDNRDVARFGALLAGFPTSVTGVTVNRLCSSSLEAVIQAARAVETGDAGLVLAGGVESMSRAPFIVEKSPRPWPAVGNQTLWNTSIGWRMTNPKLPKQWTISNGESAEKIAREWGISRDAQDEFAVRSHRLAAKAWADGVYDGEIVHVPGADLARDEGIRDDTSVDKLAGLTPLFARDGEGTVTAGNSSPINDGASAVLIAAEGALPGEPLARIAGRGAHGVDPHLFPIAPIEAANKALARAGRSWADVDVVELNEAFASQSLACVAGWPELDPERVNIHGGALAIGHPLGASGGRILGHAAHELARRGGGVAVVAICIGVGQGLAVVLER
- a CDS encoding acyl-CoA dehydrogenase family protein, which codes for MTITKAAHPVDTDFYQIGDLLGDDDRNLITRVRGFVDSEVLPVINEYWELADFPYQILPALGELGIVGTAIQGYGCPGLTRLQTGLVAMELSRGDGSVNTLNAVHSGLAMGSIALLGDDEQKQRWLPEMAALRKLGAFALTEPDHGSDSVALETTARRDGSAYVIDGAKRWIGLGHVADLVIIWARDTADAKVKAFVLEKGADGQYPEGYSAEAITGKIAKRAIQQAHIEISGLRIPAGNKLAKSTSFRDVSAILNRTRSAVAWEALGHALAAYEAAAVYVQERVQFGKPIASFQLVQNKLANMLADLTAMQLLCFRTATLQDEGRLTNEQASLAKMFTGQHARALCRDARDLLGGNGLLLENHVARHLTDMEVVHTYEGTDFIQSLIIGRQITGISAFA
- a CDS encoding IS256 family transposase, which codes for MALDQSALLELLGELKLTGTTDRIRAATERLYQELIDAETAAFIGAAPYERTSERTTTRNGSRPRVLSTTAGDLELRIPKLRQGSFFPSLLERRRRVDQALFAVVMEAYLHGVSTRKVDDLVKALGADTGISKSEVSRICQGLDAEVASFRDRSLSDIAYPYVFLDATYCKVRIDHRVVSQAVVVAIGVAADGRRVVLGFDVGDSETEEFWKQFLRSLKTRGLGGVKLVISDAHAGLKKAAATVLQGAAWQRCRVHFMRNVLTALPKGRQEMVASVIRTIFAQPDAEHIDAQFDEVVRMIERVHPKTAVMLTDARDDILAFKAFPARHWRQIWSTNPLERLNREIKRRTDVVGVFPNNAALLRLAGSVLVEQHDEWEAADRRYFSEASMTELTATTPTIDEAVILPEITAA